A single region of the Pirellulales bacterium genome encodes:
- a CDS encoding PQQ-binding-like beta-propeller repeat protein has translation MCRHRPTAARLTVWLCLALGFVGCAQQEHPAPAKSGPSAAPAADTVAPPPGNAPVRPVPAADVPPESAPPENPDAAADPLPATGEALVAAAGAKPSANAEADDGAAPATAWPLFRGDSRSTGVSSDDLSGDLELLWKLEIPDASFEATATIVDGVVYVGSLDGHLYAFDLATGEEKWRFPTELGFYAAASYREGRLYVGDADGAFYCVNAADGSKLWMVQARAEIDGAANFHADHVLFGSQDATLYCLDAVTGAEIWKHTIDDQIRCSPTIIDDRAFVAGCDGHLHVIDLTTGQAVSKVPIDAQTGCTPAASGDRVYFGTEGGMFFCIDWRKGEVVWKYHDAGHSLPIRSSAALADDIVVVGSRDKRVHAFDPQRGEPKWKFASKGRIDGSPVIAGQRAYIGSADGRIYGLDLKSGEVTWEYEAGGGFIASPAIAQGKLVIGNDDGVLFCFGKRAPGEKTP, from the coding sequence ATGTGCCGCCATCGCCCAACCGCCGCCCGGCTGACCGTGTGGTTGTGCCTTGCGCTGGGGTTCGTCGGTTGCGCGCAGCAGGAACACCCGGCCCCGGCGAAGTCGGGCCCGAGCGCCGCGCCAGCGGCCGACACCGTGGCGCCCCCCCCCGGCAACGCGCCCGTCAGGCCGGTTCCTGCGGCGGACGTCCCGCCCGAATCCGCCCCTCCCGAGAACCCGGACGCCGCAGCCGATCCGTTGCCAGCGACCGGCGAAGCACTCGTCGCCGCTGCCGGCGCGAAGCCCTCGGCGAACGCGGAAGCTGACGATGGGGCCGCGCCCGCCACGGCATGGCCTTTGTTCCGCGGCGATAGTCGCTCGACGGGCGTCTCGTCGGACGATCTGTCGGGCGATCTCGAGTTGCTCTGGAAACTTGAGATCCCGGACGCCTCGTTCGAGGCGACGGCGACGATTGTCGATGGCGTGGTTTACGTCGGTTCGCTCGATGGCCACCTCTACGCGTTCGATCTCGCCACGGGCGAGGAAAAGTGGCGCTTTCCCACCGAGCTAGGCTTTTACGCGGCTGCTTCGTATCGCGAGGGACGCCTTTACGTCGGAGACGCGGATGGCGCGTTCTACTGCGTGAACGCCGCCGATGGCAGCAAGTTGTGGATGGTGCAGGCGCGGGCCGAAATCGACGGGGCCGCCAACTTTCACGCCGACCATGTGTTGTTCGGCTCGCAAGACGCCACGCTCTATTGCCTCGACGCCGTCACCGGCGCCGAGATCTGGAAGCATACGATCGACGACCAGATTCGCTGCTCGCCAACGATCATCGACGACCGCGCGTTTGTCGCCGGTTGCGATGGCCATCTGCACGTCATCGACCTGACCACCGGCCAGGCGGTGTCGAAGGTTCCGATCGACGCGCAGACAGGCTGCACGCCGGCCGCCAGCGGCGATCGGGTCTATTTTGGCACCGAGGGGGGCATGTTCTTCTGCATCGATTGGCGCAAGGGCGAAGTCGTGTGGAAGTATCACGACGCGGGGCATAGTTTGCCGATTCGTTCGTCGGCGGCGCTGGCGGATGACATCGTCGTGGTCGGCAGCCGCGACAAACGCGTACACGCCTTCGACCCGCAGCGCGGCGAGCCGAAGTGGAAGTTCGCTTCCAAGGGACGCATCGATGGTTCGCCGGTGATTGCCGGCCAGCGAGCCTATATCGGCAGCGCCGATGGACGCATTTACGGCCTCGATTTGAAGTCGGGCGAGGTGACCTGGGAGTACGAAGCCGGGGGCGGATTCATTGCCTCGCCAGCCATCGCTCAAGGCAAGCTCGTCATCGGCAACGACGACGGCGTGCTGTTCTGCTTTGGCAAGCGGGCGCCAGGAGAAAAGACTCCATGA
- a CDS encoding coproporphyrinogen III oxidase family protein gives MTTEATKTEVGSYFISNYPPFSQWKTEEVGEVRRTLDSPPADVPLGLYLHIPFCRKRCKFCYFRVYTDKNSQDVERYVSALSREIELVSRLAIMGQRPFRFVYFGGGTPSFLSARQLTSLVDRLRANIRWDHAEEVTFECEPGTLSLPKLQTLRELGVTRLSLGVENFNDKVLEENGRAHLSSEIHKAWDWIRSVDFPNTNIDLISGMVGETTASWQETIRRTIEFLPDSVTIYQMELPFNTVYSRDMLTAGAQSPVADWPMKREWLNYAYDELMAAGYSISSAYTLVRDKSRVNFSYRDNLWRGSDLLATGVASFGHASGVHYQNLAEWGQYLGELEAGRLPLWRGMRPTRHQLLVRELILQLKTGRLDAGYFRRKFGVEILEEWSDVWQQYVEEGIVTIEGDAITLTRAGLLRVDGLLPAFFEPEHQGVRYT, from the coding sequence ATGACGACCGAAGCGACCAAAACCGAAGTCGGCAGCTACTTCATTTCGAACTACCCCCCCTTTTCGCAGTGGAAGACGGAAGAGGTGGGCGAGGTCCGCCGCACGCTCGATTCCCCCCCGGCTGACGTGCCGCTGGGGCTGTACCTGCACATTCCGTTCTGCCGCAAACGCTGCAAGTTCTGCTATTTTCGGGTCTATACGGACAAGAACTCGCAAGACGTCGAACGTTACGTCTCGGCCCTGTCGCGCGAGATCGAGCTCGTGAGCCGGTTGGCGATCATGGGCCAGCGCCCCTTCCGCTTCGTCTATTTCGGCGGCGGCACCCCCTCGTTTCTCAGCGCCAGGCAATTGACGAGCCTCGTCGATCGTCTGCGGGCCAATATTCGCTGGGATCACGCTGAAGAGGTCACCTTCGAGTGCGAGCCGGGCACGCTCTCGCTCCCCAAGTTGCAAACGCTGCGCGAACTGGGCGTCACGCGGCTGAGCCTCGGCGTCGAGAACTTCAACGATAAAGTACTCGAGGAAAACGGTCGCGCGCATCTTTCGAGCGAAATCCACAAGGCCTGGGATTGGATCCGCTCGGTCGATTTTCCCAATACGAACATCGACCTCATCTCGGGCATGGTGGGCGAAACGACCGCCTCCTGGCAGGAAACCATTCGCCGCACGATCGAGTTTCTCCCCGACAGCGTGACCATCTACCAGATGGAGCTCCCCTTCAACACGGTCTACTCGCGCGACATGCTCACCGCCGGGGCGCAGAGTCCCGTGGCCGATTGGCCGATGAAGCGCGAGTGGCTCAACTACGCCTACGACGAGTTGATGGCCGCTGGCTATTCGATCTCGAGCGCCTACACCCTGGTGCGCGACAAGAGCCGCGTGAACTTCAGCTATCGCGACAATCTCTGGCGCGGCTCCGATCTGCTTGCCACCGGCGTGGCCAGCTTTGGGCATGCCTCGGGCGTACACTATCAGAATCTGGCCGAGTGGGGGCAGTACCTCGGCGAGCTCGAAGCGGGACGCTTGCCCTTGTGGCGCGGCATGCGGCCCACGCGGCACCAACTGCTCGTCCGCGAGTTGATCCTGCAGTTGAAGACCGGCCGCCTCGACGCCGGTTACTTCCGCCGCAAGTTCGGCGTCGAGATTCTCGAAGAGTGGTCCGACGTGTGGCAGCAGTACGTCGAAGAGGGGATCGTCACGATCGAGGGAGATGCGATCACACTGACCCGGGCCGGCCTATTGCGCGTCGACGGTCTGCTGCCGGCCTTCTTCGAGCCGGAGCATCAGGGAGTGCGATATACGTAG
- a CDS encoding squalene--hopene cyclase: MRAFEQARRDLLEACDPSGHWTGELSSSALATATAVSALALVERHGETDARSGCFANEALEARYSELIVAGLRWLIAHQNADGGWGDTDRSRSNLATTMLVRAAFHLTGVPSKHTDALARAAEYVKRAGGVAALKKQAGRDKAFLVPILTNCALAGLLPWREVPSLPFELTCLPPWASRFAQRSVTSYAVPALVATGQARFFFEKPRNPIARAVRRAAIEKSLAQIERMQAANGSFLEGTPLTSFVVMSLAAMHRACHPVVHRGVEFLLATVRPDGSWPIEPNLSTWTTSLSLSALAAGGEDLQQHECLDWLLACQQHDVHPVTGAAAGGWGWNDRPGAVPDADDTPAALLALERWIAPGGCPDEARIGAAALQGVDWLLALQQADGGFPVFARGWSRLPADRSGADITAHTVRALAAWQHRLDLPSENQSAPAVGRLANGTTNGRYELTSRVGYAPAHSPSRTKPANVGVNGVSTAREARVRLSIQRGMAFLATNQREDGSWLPLWYGNQDEAGEANPYYGTARVLLAYRDLQRWTDKAAERGIAWLVSHQNADGGWGGSIETTGNGKPRRRSSVEETAAVVEALLAAPSTAATIAALERGLEWLTAAVEGGQHLNGSPIGHFFAKLWYYEKLYPRIFVVSALGRAVSQHETPAEPRPTMSVSSPALLEKAHARENVVRPVAR, encoded by the coding sequence ATGCGGGCCTTCGAGCAGGCGCGTCGCGATTTGCTCGAGGCCTGTGACCCTTCCGGGCATTGGACCGGAGAGCTGTCCAGTTCCGCGCTCGCCACCGCCACCGCCGTCAGCGCCCTGGCCCTGGTCGAGCGGCACGGCGAGACCGATGCTCGCAGTGGCTGCTTCGCCAACGAGGCGCTCGAAGCCCGCTACAGCGAGTTGATCGTCGCCGGTTTGCGTTGGCTCATTGCCCACCAGAATGCCGATGGTGGCTGGGGCGACACCGATCGCAGCCGTTCGAACCTGGCCACCACGATGCTGGTGCGGGCCGCGTTCCATCTGACGGGTGTCCCCTCGAAGCACACCGATGCCCTGGCGCGCGCCGCCGAATATGTCAAGCGCGCCGGCGGTGTCGCCGCGCTCAAGAAACAGGCCGGCCGCGACAAGGCCTTCCTGGTGCCGATCCTGACGAACTGCGCCTTGGCGGGGCTGTTGCCCTGGCGCGAGGTCCCCTCTCTCCCCTTTGAATTGACCTGTCTGCCGCCGTGGGCCTCGCGCTTCGCGCAGCGTTCGGTGACGAGCTATGCCGTGCCGGCGCTGGTGGCCACGGGACAGGCACGCTTCTTCTTCGAGAAGCCGCGCAATCCCATCGCCCGCGCCGTGCGACGTGCCGCGATCGAGAAGAGTTTGGCGCAGATCGAACGAATGCAGGCCGCCAACGGCAGCTTTTTGGAAGGCACCCCGCTGACGAGCTTCGTGGTGATGAGCCTGGCGGCGATGCATCGGGCCTGTCATCCCGTCGTTCACCGCGGCGTCGAGTTTCTGCTGGCGACGGTGCGACCGGACGGATCGTGGCCGATCGAGCCGAATCTTTCGACCTGGACCACGTCACTATCGCTTTCGGCCCTGGCCGCTGGCGGCGAAGATCTGCAGCAACACGAGTGCCTCGATTGGCTCCTGGCTTGCCAACAGCACGACGTGCATCCCGTGACTGGCGCGGCGGCAGGAGGCTGGGGGTGGAACGATCGTCCCGGCGCGGTTCCCGATGCCGATGATACGCCCGCTGCACTTCTCGCGCTCGAACGCTGGATTGCTCCCGGCGGTTGTCCCGACGAGGCTCGTATTGGAGCAGCGGCATTGCAGGGCGTCGATTGGTTGCTCGCTCTACAGCAGGCCGACGGTGGTTTTCCCGTCTTTGCGCGAGGCTGGAGCCGATTGCCCGCCGATCGCAGCGGCGCCGATATCACGGCCCACACGGTGCGGGCGCTGGCCGCCTGGCAGCACCGTCTCGATTTGCCCTCGGAGAATCAGAGCGCGCCGGCGGTGGGACGTCTGGCGAATGGCACGACGAATGGTCGCTACGAGCTCACCTCGCGCGTGGGGTATGCTCCCGCGCATTCCCCATCGCGCACCAAGCCTGCCAATGTGGGTGTCAATGGCGTGAGTACGGCCCGTGAGGCCCGCGTCCGGCTGAGCATTCAACGCGGCATGGCGTTTCTGGCGACCAATCAGCGCGAGGATGGCAGTTGGTTGCCATTGTGGTATGGCAACCAGGATGAGGCCGGCGAGGCGAATCCCTACTACGGTACGGCTCGCGTGCTGTTGGCCTATCGCGACCTGCAACGGTGGACCGACAAGGCGGCCGAGCGCGGCATCGCGTGGCTCGTGTCGCACCAGAACGCCGATGGCGGCTGGGGTGGTTCCATCGAGACCACCGGCAACGGCAAGCCGCGGCGTCGTTCGAGCGTGGAAGAAACGGCCGCCGTCGTCGAAGCATTGCTCGCCGCGCCGAGTACCGCGGCCACGATAGCCGCACTCGAGCGCGGCCTCGAGTGGCTTACCGCGGCAGTCGAAGGCGGGCAGCACTTGAACGGCTCGCCGATCGGTCACTTTTTTGCTAAACTCTGGTACTACGAGAAGCTTTATCCCCGCATTTTTGTCGTGTCGGCCTTGGGACGAGCGGTCAGTCAGCACGAAACGCCGGCCGAACCGCGTCCCACGATGTCCGTATCCTCACCCGCCCTGCTCGAAAAAGCTCACGCCCGTGAGAACGTCGTGCGCCCTGTCGCACGTTGA
- a CDS encoding glycosyltransferase family 4 protein: MRIVYLAAGAANMFCGSCLHDNTLAAALRLRGADVLLVPTYTPLRTDEENVSEPRVFYGGINVYLQQKSALFRHTPWFLDRWLDSPGLIKWLTSRAASTKPQELGDLTVSMLRGEEGRQRKELDKLIDWLRHQVRPDVIHLSNSMLVGMARELQSQLGVPVACTLSGEDIFLEQLIEPHYTEARQVLRERVRDVAAFVALNRYFADFMADYADIPRERIHVIPHGLKLDGHGTRAAREEGAVRTIGYLARICPEKGLHLLVEAFHRLCDDATLPPVRLRVAGYLGEGDRAYLAALQARIAELGLADRFEYVGEVDRRGKIEFLQSLDVMSVPTVYRESKGLSILEALANAVPVVLPAHGTFPELVADTQGGLLHQPLDPGSLAEQLAIYVRDRVRATRDGLAGQAAVRERYNDDVMAARTLEFYRLVVAGSAGSPSRTSQTAAETR; this comes from the coding sequence ATGCGCATCGTTTATCTTGCTGCCGGCGCCGCCAACATGTTCTGCGGCAGTTGTTTGCACGACAACACGCTGGCGGCGGCCTTGCGCCTCCGTGGCGCCGACGTGCTGCTGGTGCCGACCTACACGCCCCTTCGCACCGACGAAGAAAACGTCAGCGAACCGCGCGTCTTCTACGGCGGCATCAACGTCTATCTGCAGCAGAAGTCCGCCCTGTTCCGCCACACGCCCTGGTTTCTCGATCGCTGGCTCGATTCGCCCGGGCTGATCAAGTGGCTCACGTCGCGCGCCGCGAGCACCAAACCGCAGGAACTGGGCGATCTGACCGTCTCCATGCTCCGCGGCGAGGAAGGACGCCAGCGCAAGGAGCTCGACAAGCTCATCGACTGGCTGCGCCACCAGGTGCGTCCCGATGTGATTCATCTCTCGAATTCGATGCTCGTGGGCATGGCTCGCGAGCTGCAATCGCAGTTGGGCGTACCCGTGGCGTGTACGCTGTCGGGCGAGGACATCTTTCTCGAGCAATTGATCGAGCCCCACTACACCGAGGCCCGGCAGGTGTTGCGCGAACGAGTGCGCGACGTCGCCGCCTTCGTTGCGCTCAATCGCTACTTCGCCGATTTCATGGCCGACTATGCCGATATTCCGCGCGAGCGGATCCACGTGATTCCGCACGGGCTGAAGCTCGACGGGCATGGGACGCGCGCCGCGCGCGAAGAGGGGGCCGTCCGCACGATCGGCTATCTGGCGCGTATCTGTCCGGAAAAGGGCCTGCACCTGCTCGTCGAGGCGTTTCACCGCTTGTGCGACGATGCCACCTTGCCCCCCGTGCGTTTGCGGGTAGCGGGCTACTTGGGCGAGGGAGACCGCGCCTACCTGGCGGCCCTCCAGGCACGCATCGCCGAGCTAGGGTTGGCCGATCGCTTCGAGTACGTGGGCGAAGTCGATCGGCGCGGCAAGATCGAGTTTCTGCAATCGCTCGATGTGATGAGCGTGCCCACGGTCTATCGCGAGAGCAAGGGGCTGTCGATTCTCGAGGCCCTGGCGAACGCGGTGCCCGTCGTCTTGCCGGCGCATGGGACATTTCCCGAACTGGTGGCCGACACGCAAGGAGGCCTGTTGCATCAACCGCTCGACCCTGGTTCGCTGGCGGAGCAGTTGGCGATCTATGTGCGCGATCGCGTCCGGGCCACGCGCGATGGGCTGGCTGGCCAGGCGGCCGTGCGCGAACGCTACAACGACGATGTCATGGCGGCGCGCACCCTGGAATTCTATCGTCTGGTGGTCGCGGGGAGCGCCGGATCACCCTCTCGCACCTCACAGACAGCCGCGGAGACACGTTGA
- a CDS encoding acyl-CoA thioesterase: protein MADTYRSKRLVEWHDTDAAQIAHFTAFFRYMEEVEHEYLRSLGLSVLMHDAEGPMSWPRVSVDCRYIGAVRFEDEIDILLEVVRLGSKSVTYRFGFTHAGRPVAEGSLTSVCCRILPDGTPRGIAIPEAIAAKFGVPRADERGAAARAPSE, encoded by the coding sequence ATGGCAGACACCTATCGCAGCAAACGCCTGGTGGAGTGGCACGACACCGATGCCGCCCAGATCGCGCACTTCACGGCGTTCTTCCGCTACATGGAGGAAGTCGAGCACGAGTATCTCCGCTCGCTGGGGTTGAGCGTGCTGATGCACGACGCCGAGGGGCCGATGAGCTGGCCTCGTGTTTCGGTCGATTGCCGCTATATCGGCGCCGTGCGGTTCGAAGACGAAATCGACATCTTGCTCGAAGTGGTTCGATTGGGAAGCAAGAGCGTGACGTATCGCTTTGGATTCACGCACGCCGGGCGCCCCGTGGCGGAAGGCTCGCTCACGTCGGTCTGCTGCCGTATCCTGCCCGACGGCACCCCGCGCGGTATTGCCATTCCCGAGGCCATCGCCGCCAAATTCGGCGTGCCGCGCGCGGACGAACGAGGGGCTGCGGCGCGGGCGCCCAGCGAGTAG
- a CDS encoding ABC transporter ATP-binding protein, translating to MPQLIVEHVAKEYPTRAEPLVVLRDASFSLGTGESLAILGPSGSGKSTLLHILGTLERPTAGQVRLDDEDPFTLDEPRLAHFRNRRVGFVFQDHHLLPQCNVLENVLVPTLAEGGAAPEDVQRAESLLERVGLATRREHRPAELSGGERQRVAIARALLRRPALLLADEPTGNLDRRTAATVGQLLLDVARDEQTLTVIVTHSQELAERISRRLELNDGRLETLA from the coding sequence ATGCCGCAGCTCATCGTCGAACATGTCGCCAAAGAGTATCCCACGCGGGCCGAGCCGCTCGTCGTGCTGCGCGATGCCTCGTTTTCGCTCGGCACGGGCGAAAGCCTGGCGATTCTGGGTCCTAGCGGCTCGGGCAAGAGCACGCTGCTGCACATCCTGGGGACGCTCGAGCGGCCGACTGCCGGACAAGTCCGGCTCGACGACGAGGACCCTTTCACGCTCGACGAGCCCCGCCTGGCGCACTTTCGCAATCGACGGGTCGGCTTCGTGTTTCAAGACCATCACCTGCTGCCGCAGTGCAACGTGCTCGAGAATGTGCTCGTGCCGACGCTGGCCGAAGGGGGCGCCGCTCCGGAGGATGTGCAGCGGGCCGAGTCCCTCCTCGAACGCGTCGGGTTGGCCACGCGGCGCGAGCATCGCCCGGCCGAGCTTTCCGGGGGAGAACGCCAGCGCGTGGCGATCGCTCGGGCGTTGTTGCGCCGCCCTGCCCTGTTGCTGGCGGATGAGCCGACGGGAAATCTCGACCGACGGACGGCGGCCACGGTGGGGCAGTTGCTCCTCGACGTGGCACGCGACGAACAGACGCTCACGGTGATCGTGACGCACAGCCAGGAACTGGCCGAACGCATTTCCCGGCGATTGGAGCTCAACGATGGCCGGCTCGAGACGCTGGCGTAG
- the tatC gene encoding twin-arginine translocase subunit TatC, with protein MARKYDEDLFQETTMTFGEHLEELRICLFRALIGLVIGFGIGLWYGDRVVAFIQTPLEHALQQYYKQIQRDDAVSEIGTRAAEYKQPGDVPVGSWTEADVEQLVTNENLIFDEFYIEPREVMGALRDAYPQVMGGIEIPRNRPGHPLSITGPVGISSADLLKPVELARAIVAGGGSSQPGPGHRVWELFDERGRALVESIAKSGKVSDEERDTLARSLTRVLAQHGFFVPEQFAGVKLMPEAKLLVARFDVLKPLDVQRLNRLVFEESFGGNATDAAQMLVAPSYPDLIRLHLWRSIEDDPRLRASSFNPQEAFVIYIKAALVTGIVISSPWVFYQLWLFVAAGLYPHEKKYVHVFLPFSLGLFLAGAALAFFAVFQPVLEFLFSFNRSLGIDPEPRISEWMSFVLMLPLGFGISFQLPLVMLFLERIGIFSVRAYLEKWRIAVLVIFVLSAILTPADPYSMLLMAIPLTFLYFGGILVCYWFPRSTPQES; from the coding sequence ATGGCTCGCAAGTACGACGAAGATCTCTTTCAAGAGACGACGATGACCTTCGGGGAGCACCTCGAAGAGTTGCGCATCTGTCTCTTTCGGGCGCTGATCGGATTGGTGATCGGCTTCGGTATTGGGCTGTGGTATGGCGACCGCGTGGTGGCCTTTATCCAGACGCCACTCGAGCATGCCCTGCAGCAGTATTACAAGCAAATCCAGCGCGACGACGCGGTCAGCGAGATCGGCACGCGCGCCGCGGAATACAAGCAACCGGGGGACGTACCGGTCGGTAGTTGGACCGAGGCGGACGTCGAGCAACTCGTCACGAACGAGAATCTGATTTTTGACGAGTTCTATATCGAGCCCCGCGAGGTCATGGGGGCCCTGCGCGATGCTTATCCGCAGGTCATGGGGGGTATCGAGATTCCCCGCAATCGGCCGGGGCATCCGCTGAGCATCACGGGTCCCGTCGGGATCTCCTCTGCCGACCTGCTCAAGCCGGTCGAGCTGGCCAGGGCGATCGTGGCCGGCGGTGGCAGCTCGCAGCCGGGGCCCGGTCATCGCGTGTGGGAGTTGTTCGACGAGCGCGGTCGCGCGCTGGTCGAATCGATCGCCAAGAGCGGCAAAGTGAGCGACGAGGAGCGAGACACGCTGGCCAGGTCGTTGACCAGAGTTCTCGCGCAGCACGGATTCTTCGTGCCCGAGCAGTTTGCCGGCGTGAAGCTGATGCCGGAGGCAAAATTGCTCGTGGCCCGGTTCGATGTCCTCAAGCCGCTCGACGTGCAGCGACTAAACCGCCTGGTGTTTGAAGAATCATTTGGCGGCAATGCGACCGACGCGGCCCAAATGCTTGTGGCGCCCAGCTATCCCGACCTGATCCGTCTCCACCTGTGGCGCTCGATCGAAGACGATCCTCGCCTGCGGGCCAGCAGCTTCAATCCGCAGGAGGCCTTCGTCATCTACATCAAGGCGGCGCTGGTGACGGGCATCGTGATCTCGAGCCCCTGGGTCTTCTATCAACTCTGGCTCTTCGTGGCGGCCGGCCTTTACCCGCACGAGAAGAAATACGTTCATGTCTTTCTGCCCTTCAGCCTGGGGTTATTCCTGGCCGGAGCGGCGCTCGCGTTCTTCGCCGTGTTTCAGCCGGTGCTCGAGTTCCTGTTCAGCTTCAACCGCAGCCTGGGCATCGATCCCGAGCCGCGCATCAGCGAGTGGATGTCGTTCGTGCTGATGTTGCCACTGGGGTTCGGCATCAGCTTCCAACTGCCGCTGGTGATGCTGTTTCTCGAGCGGATCGGCATCTTCTCCGTGCGTGCCTATCTCGAGAAATGGCGCATCGCGGTGCTGGTGATCTTCGTGCTGTCGGCCATTCTGACGCCGGCCGATCCTTACAGCATGCTGCTGATGGCGATTCCGCTGACGTTCCTCTACTTCGGCGGCATCCTGGTCTGCTACTGGTTCCCGCGCAGTACGCCACAGGAATCGTAG
- a CDS encoding P-II family nitrogen regulator, translating into MKLIIAIIQPARLEAVKAALTEVEVFRLTVMDVQGFGRQKGHTEVYRGHEFTVNLLRKVQLQIAVNDNFVEPTIDAIIKGGRSGEKGEIGDGKIFVLPLDDCIRIRTGERGSEAI; encoded by the coding sequence ATGAAGTTGATCATCGCCATTATCCAGCCGGCCCGGCTCGAAGCCGTGAAGGCCGCGCTCACCGAGGTCGAGGTGTTTCGCCTCACGGTGATGGACGTGCAGGGATTTGGCCGGCAGAAGGGGCACACCGAGGTCTATCGCGGCCACGAGTTCACCGTCAATCTGCTGCGCAAGGTGCAGTTGCAGATCGCCGTGAACGATAACTTCGTCGAGCCGACGATCGACGCGATCATCAAGGGAGGCCGCTCGGGGGAAAAGGGAGAGATCGGCGACGGCAAGATCTTCGTCCTGCCGCTCGACGACTGCATCCGTATCCGCACCGGCGAACGGGGATCGGAGGCCATCTAG
- a CDS encoding aspartate carbamoyltransferase catalytic subunit, translated as MSTETVDLGAIPAAWTRRHLLSLESLSAEEITIILDAAVQFKEVARDSRNKVPALVGHTVANLFFENSTRTRTSFSLAARRLSADTVDFSGAGSSLSKGETFIDTAKNIEAMGVDIIVVRHRTPGTPHLLAQNIECSVVNAGDGPHEHPTQALLDILTIREHRGDLRGLTVALVGDIQHSRTARSNIWGLQKLGAHVVLCGPATLVSRQWEELGVEVCHDFDEVLPRCDVVNLLRIQFERQVTRPFPSVREYALLYAMNKERLAKAKDDILILAPGPINRGVEVTPEVADGPHSVILEQVTNGVAVRMAVLWLLAGVRDGR; from the coding sequence ATGAGCACCGAGACGGTCGACCTGGGCGCGATCCCGGCGGCGTGGACGCGCCGCCATCTCTTGAGCCTCGAAAGCCTCTCGGCCGAGGAAATCACGATCATTCTGGACGCGGCGGTCCAGTTCAAAGAGGTGGCCCGCGACTCGCGGAACAAGGTTCCGGCCCTGGTGGGGCATACGGTGGCGAACCTGTTCTTCGAGAACTCGACCCGCACGCGGACCAGCTTTTCGCTGGCTGCCCGGCGTTTGAGCGCCGATACGGTCGATTTCTCGGGCGCGGGGAGCAGCCTGTCGAAGGGAGAGACCTTTATCGACACGGCCAAGAATATCGAGGCCATGGGGGTCGATATCATCGTCGTGCGCCACCGCACGCCCGGCACGCCCCACCTGCTGGCCCAGAACATCGAGTGCTCGGTGGTAAACGCGGGGGATGGACCGCACGAGCATCCGACGCAGGCGCTGCTCGACATTCTCACGATTCGCGAACATCGAGGGGATTTGCGCGGGCTGACCGTGGCCCTGGTGGGCGACATCCAGCACAGCCGCACGGCACGCTCGAATATCTGGGGACTGCAGAAGCTCGGCGCGCACGTGGTTCTGTGCGGGCCCGCCACGCTCGTTTCGCGACAGTGGGAGGAGTTGGGGGTCGAGGTCTGTCACGACTTCGACGAGGTTTTGCCCCGTTGCGATGTGGTGAACCTGCTGCGGATTCAATTCGAGCGGCAGGTGACGCGCCCCTTCCCGTCGGTCCGTGAGTACGCGTTGCTCTACGCCATGAACAAAGAGCGGTTGGCGAAGGCCAAGGACGACATTCTCATTCTCGCGCCCGGTCCCATCAATCGTGGCGTCGAGGTCACGCCCGAGGTGGCCGATGGTCCCCACTCGGTCATCCTCGAGCAGGTAACCAACGGGGTTGCGGTCCGCATGGCGGTCTTATGGCTGCTGGCGGGAGTCCGCGACGGCCGCTAG